In the Engystomops pustulosus chromosome 2, aEngPut4.maternal, whole genome shotgun sequence genome, one interval contains:
- the LOC140117248 gene encoding histone H1A-like produces the protein MAETAPAAAAPPAAEPAAKAKKQPKKAAAAKKSAKKPSGPSVSELIIKAVSASKERSGVSLAALKKALAAGGYDVDKNNSRLKLAIKAQVTKGTLLQVKGSGASGSFKLNKKQLDTKDKAAKKKPAAAKPKKPAAASAKKAPKSPKKPKKAPSAAKSPKKAKKPAAAAAKSPKKAAKKPKAAPKPKKVTKSPAKKAAKPKAAAAKSPAKKKAATKAKKPAAKK, from the coding sequence ATGGCAGAAACCGCGCCCGCCGCCGCAGCTCCCCCTGCCGCCGAACCGGCCGCCAAGGCCAAGAAGCAGCCCAAGAAGGCCGCTGCCGCCAAGAAGAGCGCCAAGAAGCCCTCCGGCCCCAGCGTCTCCGAGCTCATCATCAAAGCCGTGTCCGCCTCCAAGGAGCGCAGCGGGGTGTCCCTGGCCGCCCTCAAGAAGGCCCTGGCTGCCGGCGGCTACGACGTCGACAAGAATAACAGCCGCCTCAAGCTGGCCATCAAGGCGCAGGTCACCAAGGGCACCCTGCTCCAGGTCAAAGGCAGCGGCGCCTCCGGCTCCTTCAAGCTCAACAAGAAGCAGCTCGACACCAAGGACAAGGCGGCCAAGAAGAAGCCCGCAGCGGCCAAGCCCAAGAAGCCGGCCGCCGCCAGCGCCAAGAAAGCGCCCAAGTCTCCTAAGAAGCCCAAGAAGGCTCCCAGCGCCGCCAAGAGCCCCAAAAAGGCCAAGAAGCCTGCAGCAGCGGCGGCCAAGAGCCCCAAGAAAGCGGCCAAGAAACCTAAGGCCGCCCCGAAGCCCAAGAAAGTCAccaagagcccggctaagaaggcggccaagcccaaagctgctgccgccaagagcccggctaagaagAAGGCCGCTACTAAAGCCAAGAAGCCCGCGGCCAAGAAGTAA
- the LOC140117249 gene encoding histone H3: protein MARTKQTARKSTGGKAPRKQLATKAARKSAPATGGVKKPHRYRPGTVALREIRRYQKSTELLIRKLPFQRLVREIAQDFKTDLRFQSSAVMALQEASEAYLVGLFEDTNLCAIHAKRVTIMPKDIQLARRIRGERA, encoded by the coding sequence atggCCAGAACTAAGCAGACCGCCCGCAAGTCCACCGGAGGCAAAGCGCCCCGCAAGCAGCTGGCTACCAAGGCAGCCAGGAAAAGCGCGCCCGCCACCGGCGGAGTCAAGAAGCCTCACCGCTACCGCCCCGGCACCGTGGCTCTCCGCGAGATCCGCCGTTACCAGAAGTCCACCGAGCTGCTCATCAGGAAGCTGCCCTTCCAGCGCCTGGTCAGAGAGATCGCTCAGGACTTCAAGACCGACCTGCGCTTCCAGAGCTCTGCCGTCATGGCGCTGCAGGAGGCCAGCGAGGCCTATCTGGTCGGCCTCTTCGAGGACACCAACCTGTGCGCCATCCACGCCAAGAGAGTCACCATCATGCCCAAAGACATCCAGCTGGCCCGCAGGATCCGCGGCGAGAGGGCCTAA